In Clarias gariepinus isolate MV-2021 ecotype Netherlands chromosome 9, CGAR_prim_01v2, whole genome shotgun sequence, a single window of DNA contains:
- the mfsd12b gene encoding major facilitator superfamily domain-containing protein 12, with protein MPEGARTLPPVRRFTYAVGHVLNDLCASMWFTYLLLYYQSVLSFRDSTAGLLLLVGQIADGVATPLIGFESDRTPGCGAYGKRKSWHLIGTICVLLSFPFIFNPCVGCSEVTPQWVGLTYFTPFIIIFQFGWAATQISHLSLIPELVTCEHEKVELTSYRYAFTVLSNITVYAVAWLLFRFQHSADSSIADQLSHLDVPVFRNLALIVLGIGAVFSLVFHLGTREHTQHRGTEDQPLVSHSIQNSGMPLQWKHWLTEPSFYQVAALYMCTRLIVNLSQTYISMYLINSLLLPKNYIATIPLVLYISGFVSSLAMKPISKRLGVSKTYFAGLVPIVAFGIWVLLDMKMGVRVYGAAVLLGAGSAVILVMSLSMTANLIADQTQSGAFVYGAMSFTDKVANGLAVMIIQTLYPCQTLACCTECVWFYHRVMVAVTGGVGIVAALCLLSLLVWPIRIRRR; from the exons ATGCCTGAGGGCGCGCGCACTCTGCCGCCGGTCCGGCGCTTCACGTATGCGGTGGGGCACGTGCTGAACGACCTGTGCGCGTCCATGTGGTTCACCTACCTGCTGCTCTACTACCAGTCGGTGCTCAGCTTCCGGGACTCGACCGCcgggctgctgctgctggtgggTCAGATCGCAGACGGAGTCGCAACGCCGCTCATCGGGTTCGAGTCGGACCGGACACCCGGCTGTGGAGCCTACGGCAAGCGGAAGTCATGGCATTTAATCG GAACCATCTGCGTGCTGCTGTCTTTTCCGTTCATCTTCAACCCGTGTGTGGGCTGCAGCGAGGTGACGCCGCAGTGGGTGGGGCTCACCTACTTCACCCCTTTCATTATCATCTTCCAGTTCGGCTGGGCCGCCACTCAGATCTCCCACCTGTCTCTCATCCCGGAGCTGGTGACCTGCGAACACGAAAAAGTGGAGCTCACCTCATACAG GTACGCCTTCACGGTGCTCTCCAATATCACCGTATACGCAGTGGCCTGGCTGCTGTTCCGCTTTCAGCACTCAGCTGATTCATCCATCGCTGACCAGCTGAGTCATCTGGACGTCCCCGTATTCAGG AATTTGGCGCTGATCGTGCTCGGCATCGGTGCCGTTTTCTCGCTCGTCTTCCACCTGGGTACACGGGAACACACGCAGCACCGTGGGACCGAGGACCAACCCCTGGTGTCTCACTCCATCCAGAACTCGGGGATGCCGCTCCAGTGGAAACACTGGCTCACTGAACCGTCCTTCTATCAG GTGGCTGCTCTGTACATGTGTACTCGTCTGATCGTCAACCTTTCTCAGACCTACATCTCCATGTACCTGATAAACTCTTTATTGCTGCCCAAG AACTACATCGCTACCATTCCTCTGGTCCTGTACATTAGCGGCTTTGTGTCCTCTCTGGCCATGAAGCCGATCAGCAAACGCCTCGGAGTTAGC AAGACGTATTTTGCGGGACTCGTGCCCATCGTGGCGTTTGGCATCTGGGTACTGCTGGATATGAAGATGGGCGTTCGCGTGTACGGAGCAGCCGTGCTGCTAGGAGCCGGGTCTGCCGTCATTCTCGTGATGTCTCTGTCCATGACTGCTAATCTCATTGCAGATCAGACG CAAAGCGGCGCGTTCGTCTACGGAGCCATGAGCTTCACAGACAAGGTGGCTAACGGCCTCGCCGTGATGATCATCCAGACCCTGTACCCCTGTCA AACACTGGCTTGCTGTACTGAGTGTGTTTGGTTCTATCATCGCGTCATGGTAGCTGTAACCGGGGGTGTCGGCATCGTGGCCGCGCTGTGCCTCTTAAGTCTGCTCGTCTGGCCAATCAGGATACGCAGAC GTTGA